From a single Nicotiana tabacum cultivar K326 chromosome 8, ASM71507v2, whole genome shotgun sequence genomic region:
- the LOC107805021 gene encoding secreted RxLR effector protein 161-like, with translation MSLKKWGRNLLIVQTYVDDIIFGDTTDSLCEEFSKFIGSLIWKHQRGIIGSLLYLTASRSDIVFSVGLCTRFQSNSKESHPKAAKRILRYFKGTQNLVLYYPLGGNFNLIGYTDADYAGYLVNKKSTSEMAHFLGSCFSSWGIRKQNSVAFSIAEGEYVTAASCSFTLDQATIGRFLCIH, from the exons ATGTCTTTGAAGAAAtggggaaggaacctgctcattgttcagacttatgtggatgacatcatattTGGAGATACAACTGACTCATTATGTGAAGAATTTTCTAAATTCAtaggaa GTTtgatatggaagcatcaaagggGAATCATTGGATCTCTACTCTACCTTACTGCCAGCAGGTCAGACATTGTATTTAGTGTGGGATTATGTACAAGGTTCCAATCAAATTCTAAGGAATCTCATCCGAAGGCTGCTAAGAGAATTCTGAGATACTTTAAGGGCACACAGAACCTGGTTCTGTACTATCCTTTAGGTGGCAATTTCAACCTTATTGGTTATACTGACGCTGATTATGCAGGCTATCTGGTGAACAAGAAAAGCACATCTGAAATGGCTCATTTCCTTGGATCATGTTTTAGCTCATGGGGTATAAGGAAACAAAACTCAGTGGCTTTCTCAATAGCTGAAGGAGAATATGTTACAGCTGCCTCGTGCTCATTCACGTTGGATCAAGCAACAATTGGAAGATTTTTGTGTATACACTGA